In one bacterium genomic region, the following are encoded:
- the pyrE gene encoding orotate phosphoribosyltransferase, whose amino-acid sequence MSPDWLVRFRRRGAVADGHFLLSSGLHSPIYVQSALILQYPEEAQALGAALAERLRPLRPQVVIGPALGAVVVAHEVARALGVRAIFAERDGGQMALRRGFTIAVGERVLVVEDVVTTGGSAAEVASLVRAAGGAVVGFGALVDRTGGRMDLKAHLEALITLDLPTFAPDRCPQCREGVPVRKPGSRATPG is encoded by the coding sequence ATGAGTCCAGACTGGCTCGTTCGCTTTCGTCGGCGCGGCGCGGTGGCGGACGGTCACTTCCTGCTCTCTTCCGGCCTGCACAGTCCCATCTACGTGCAATCGGCACTGATCCTCCAGTACCCAGAGGAGGCGCAGGCCTTGGGCGCGGCGCTGGCCGAACGCCTGCGGCCGCTGCGGCCGCAGGTGGTGATCGGCCCGGCCCTGGGCGCCGTTGTTGTCGCGCACGAGGTCGCGCGGGCACTGGGCGTGCGCGCGATCTTCGCAGAGAGGGACGGCGGACAGATGGCGCTGCGGCGCGGTTTCACGATCGCCGTGGGCGAGCGGGTCCTGGTGGTGGAGGACGTTGTTACGACCGGAGGATCGGCCGCGGAGGTGGCTTCCCTGGTGCGGGCCGCCGGCGGCGCGGTGGTGGGTTTCGGCGCGCTGGTGGACCGGACCGGCGGCCGCATGGACCTGAAGGCCCATCTGGAAGCGCTCATCACCCTCGACCTGCCGACGTTTGCTCCCGACCGGTGCCCGCAGTGCCGGGAGGGAGTGCCCGTACGCAAGCCGGGCAGCCGCGCCACACCCGGTTGA
- the pyrF gene encoding orotidine-5'-phosphate decarboxylase, giving the protein MARTPALVVALDLPTLEAAAALVHRVLPVTPWFKIGSVLFTATGPEAVRAVHAAGGQVFLDLKFHDIPHTVAGSVAAAAELGVALVTVHCAAGSAAMEAAADAARRSGGATRVLGVTRLTSDAGRVGAGVLRAAASAREAGLDGVVASAQECAQIKAACGPAFRVLTPAIRPSGAAVHDQARVATPGQAVRAGADYLVVGRPITAAPDPAAAAQAVAEEMAAARDAGSR; this is encoded by the coding sequence TTGGCCAGAACCCCAGCCCTCGTCGTCGCCCTGGACCTCCCGACGCTGGAGGCCGCCGCAGCCCTGGTCCACCGCGTGCTGCCGGTGACTCCCTGGTTCAAGATAGGATCCGTGCTCTTTACCGCGACCGGACCAGAGGCGGTGCGTGCCGTGCACGCCGCCGGCGGGCAGGTCTTCCTCGACCTCAAGTTCCACGACATCCCGCACACGGTCGCCGGCTCCGTTGCGGCCGCGGCGGAGCTCGGGGTTGCGCTGGTGACCGTTCACTGCGCCGCCGGGTCGGCGGCGATGGAGGCCGCGGCAGACGCCGCCCGGCGATCCGGCGGTGCGACCCGCGTGCTAGGCGTCACGCGCCTGACCAGCGACGCCGGCCGGGTCGGCGCTGGCGTCCTGCGCGCCGCCGCCTCAGCCCGCGAGGCCGGCCTCGACGGCGTTGTGGCCTCGGCGCAGGAGTGCGCGCAGATCAAGGCCGCCTGCGGTCCCGCGTTCCGAGTGCTGACGCCGGCAATCCGGCCTTCCGGGGCAGCCGTCCACGACCAGGCGCGCGTGGCGACTCCCGGGCAGGCGGTGCGGGCCGGCGCGGACTACCTGGTAGTCGGCCGTCCCATCACGGCCGCCCCGGATCCGGCGGCGGCCGCGCAGGCGGTAGCGGAAGAGATGGCCGCAGCAAGGGACGCCGGGTCGCGATGA
- a CDS encoding type II toxin-antitoxin system HicA family toxin: MRLPRDLPTAFFLRGIARADWRVVREGRKHTVIERGSITVTVPRHRVLKTGTLRAILEEMGMSVEELMGTEFTAIMDYDASSGVYVVRVPALRGVISEGMTEQEALENVKDAIAEWIAARRALGLPIAEVREYRVKVPV, from the coding sequence GTGCGACTCCCGAGAGACCTTCCAACTGCTTTCTTCCTCCGGGGGATTGCCCGGGCCGATTGGCGCGTGGTGCGCGAAGGGCGGAAGCACACGGTTATCGAGCGGGGTAGCATCACGGTGACGGTTCCTCGTCATCGCGTGTTGAAGACGGGCACGCTTCGAGCCATACTTGAGGAGATGGGGATGAGCGTGGAGGAACTGATGGGGACCGAGTTTACCGCGATCATGGACTACGACGCTTCCAGCGGCGTCTACGTTGTTCGAGTTCCTGCGTTGCGCGGAGTGATCTCGGAAGGCATGACAGAGCAGGAAGCCCTCGAGAACGTGAAGGATGCCATCGCAGAATGGATTGCCGCGCGCCGGGCGCTCGGCCTCCCGATCGCGGAGGTCCGAGAGTACCGGGTGAAGGTCCCGGTCTAG
- a CDS encoding dihydroorotate dehydrogenase has protein sequence MSEGLPSGPTLSVTLAGITFPTPVLSAPGPLEFGRQVQAAYDLRAFGGIVTKSVTLEPREGHPGPQTVEVTGGWLNAVGLRNPGVAGFIARDLPFLRTLGRPIIVSIAGHRSDEYAALAELLSDEEGVAALELNVSCPNVEDGLHFGTDPHRTHALVAAVRARTPLPLFVKLSPNVADITVVARAAADGGADGLALINTLNALAVDARARRMRLGAGTGGLSGPAIKPVALRMVWDVAQAVRLPIIGMGGIATWEDAVEFLLCGAHAVAVASALIDNPRAAEEITDGLRAYMAEVGIERVTDLIRALEGMDNVPHSGPDGSAGR, from the coding sequence ATGAGCGAAGGTCTCCCATCGGGGCCTACGCTCTCCGTCACCCTCGCCGGCATCACGTTTCCCACTCCCGTACTGTCCGCGCCCGGGCCGCTGGAGTTCGGCCGGCAGGTGCAGGCCGCCTACGACCTCAGGGCGTTCGGGGGCATCGTTACAAAGTCGGTGACGCTGGAGCCGCGCGAGGGCCATCCCGGGCCGCAGACCGTCGAGGTGACCGGCGGGTGGCTGAACGCGGTGGGCCTGCGCAACCCCGGCGTCGCCGGTTTCATCGCGCGCGACCTGCCGTTCCTCCGCACGCTGGGGCGCCCGATCATCGTGAGCATCGCCGGCCACCGTTCTGACGAGTACGCGGCCCTCGCCGAGTTGCTGAGCGATGAGGAGGGGGTTGCCGCACTTGAGCTCAACGTCTCCTGCCCGAACGTCGAGGACGGACTGCACTTCGGCACAGATCCCCACCGCACGCACGCGCTGGTCGCTGCGGTGCGCGCGCGCACTCCGCTCCCGCTGTTTGTCAAGCTCAGCCCGAACGTGGCCGACATCACGGTCGTGGCAAGGGCGGCCGCGGACGGGGGGGCCGACGGGCTGGCGCTGATCAACACCCTGAACGCCCTGGCGGTGGACGCGCGGGCGCGGCGGATGCGGCTGGGCGCGGGCACCGGCGGGCTCTCCGGGCCGGCGATCAAGCCGGTGGCGCTGCGCATGGTGTGGGACGTGGCGCAGGCGGTCCGGCTGCCGATCATCGGCATGGGAGGGATCGCCACCTGGGAGGATGCGGTAGAGTTCCTGCTCTGCGGCGCGCACGCGGTGGCCGTGGCCTCGGCGCTGATTGACAACCCCCGCGCGGCAGAGGAGATCACCGACGGCCTGCGGGCGTACATGGCTGAGGTGGGCATCGAGCGGGTGACCGATCTCATCAGGGCGCTGGAAGGCATGGATAACGTCCCTCATTCGGGCCCGGATGGCTCTGCCGGGCGGTGA
- a CDS encoding type II toxin-antitoxin system VapC family toxin — MTGALITDTHPLIWWAGSRQKLSVRARRAFEACTEGRLLIYVPTVVILELALLEEHRKIRLRTPFPAWVDSLFESPGFAPVAMEPVHVKEAWAMRRFADPFDRLIVAAAVQLGIPLISKDSEIARSGLVKMYW; from the coding sequence ATGACGGGTGCCCTGATCACCGACACACACCCGCTCATCTGGTGGGCAGGTTCTCGCCAGAAGCTCAGCGTGCGCGCGCGGAGAGCCTTCGAGGCGTGCACGGAGGGCAGGCTGCTCATTTACGTCCCTACCGTCGTGATACTTGAGCTGGCGCTACTCGAAGAGCACCGCAAGATCCGGCTCCGGACCCCCTTCCCGGCGTGGGTTGACAGTCTCTTCGAGTCGCCAGGGTTCGCTCCCGTGGCGATGGAACCGGTCCACGTGAAGGAGGCGTGGGCCATGCGGCGCTTCGCCGATCCCTTTGATCGCCTCATTGTTGCCGCCGCCGTCCAGTTGGGCATCCCGTTGATTTCCAAGGACAGCGAGATAGCCCGGTCCGGGCTTGTGAAGATGTACTGGTAG
- a CDS encoding nucleotidyltransferase domain-containing protein, with protein MPSRSSPSARVFFPRFDREALIGALRERMPALAARLPLVRVVLFGSWAAGRHTVASDVDLLVVYQGDQREDAFGAVKTSLAVPGLEPHVYTFQEAEAARDRLDRMTAGGVVLFAAEEP; from the coding sequence ATGCCGAGCAGATCCTCGCCTTCTGCCAGGGTCTTCTTTCCAAGGTTTGACCGGGAGGCCCTGATCGGCGCGCTGAGGGAGCGCATGCCGGCCCTGGCCGCGCGGCTCCCCCTCGTGCGCGTGGTCCTGTTTGGATCCTGGGCAGCCGGCCGTCATACGGTGGCCAGCGACGTGGATCTCCTGGTTGTCTATCAGGGGGACCAGCGAGAAGATGCCTTCGGCGCCGTGAAGACATCGCTGGCAGTGCCCGGCCTGGAGCCCCACGTCTATACGTTTCAGGAGGCCGAGGCCGCGCGTGATCGCCTGGATCGCATGACCGCGGGAGGCGTCGTCCTCTTCGCCGCGGAAGAGCCGTAG
- a CDS encoding HEPN domain-containing protein, whose product MDGRAQGTGLEDWARRGVPQALLDGALDLDKAYIPSRYPNAHPTGSPASRYTAEEARRHIAHAEQILAFCQGLLSKV is encoded by the coding sequence GTGGACGGTCGTGCGCAAGGCACGGGGCTAGAGGACTGGGCACGCCGCGGTGTGCCGCAGGCCCTGCTTGACGGCGCTCTGGACCTGGACAAGGCCTACATCCCAAGCCGCTATCCGAACGCGCATCCCACCGGCTCGCCAGCCAGCAGGTACACTGCGGAGGAGGCCAGGAGGCACATCGCACATGCCGAGCAGATCCTCGCCTTCTGCCAGGGTCTTCTTTCCAAGGTTTGA
- a CDS encoding S-layer homology domain-containing protein, protein MKHIAVVLAALLSLTLVAPAMAQPFADVPTDHWAYDAIAELAAKGLIEGYPDGAFRGDRAMTRYEMAMVVARVLARIEAIKIPPMPPDLVRTGQLTTAMTAQTTALRALDTRLTGSITTLNRLVAEFRAELAALGVRVTAVEEELAALRARMDNTRVTGDARFRYNVFPAGPSGGGAQNKHPDGRMRTRLTFTGTIAPNATAVIRLTANNQANTAGIGYDVRFGHNYAYNNVTFDMLYLDLRNVYGASLWRIGRQFYSLSPQGPYGVGLLYDPASSSAGGAAVVGAPAGFSTLPLGTTTTGTSDGILSRWVLGPLNVDLALFRDNCTLVTPVPPAVPYCTIPVGAGTGASQTIRDNRMVRVTSSAILPGWTLGGSYFQEWVLPSAPTNVGGGSGWSFDAAGTLVPGIRMYFDYASWTTNALVASPTTKAWRVGGNLDLARLIGFSTWRPTLDLEYHDYGPLDGACTAVGAAPFAACWPINTYATTITGQAYAFNMKGYLARLNLTFSPAWSGSILYEAGTNYWPTVDNAYSEWWFRLAHTLAPRTTISFNYYLGKGPNYALGYAQAEYMKFYRAELTYSW, encoded by the coding sequence ATGAAGCACATTGCTGTCGTTCTAGCAGCTCTGCTGTCTCTCACGCTGGTCGCCCCCGCCATGGCGCAGCCGTTCGCAGACGTGCCCACCGATCACTGGGCATACGATGCGATCGCTGAGCTGGCGGCCAAGGGTCTCATCGAGGGTTATCCCGATGGGGCTTTCCGCGGCGACCGGGCTATGACCCGCTACGAGATGGCCATGGTAGTTGCGCGCGTTCTGGCGCGCATCGAGGCCATCAAGATCCCGCCCATGCCCCCGGACCTGGTCCGGACCGGCCAGTTGACCACTGCCATGACCGCGCAGACAACGGCGCTTCGCGCGCTTGACACCCGTCTCACCGGCAGCATCACGACCCTGAACCGCCTCGTGGCGGAGTTCCGGGCTGAGCTGGCCGCCCTCGGCGTGCGGGTGACCGCGGTCGAGGAGGAGCTGGCTGCTCTCCGCGCCCGGATGGACAACACCCGGGTCACCGGCGACGCCCGCTTCCGCTACAACGTGTTCCCGGCAGGCCCCAGCGGCGGCGGAGCACAGAACAAGCACCCCGACGGCCGGATGCGGACCCGGCTGACCTTCACCGGCACGATTGCCCCCAACGCGACGGCCGTCATCCGGCTGACGGCGAACAACCAGGCCAACACAGCCGGCATCGGCTACGACGTCCGCTTCGGCCACAACTACGCCTACAACAACGTCACCTTCGACATGCTCTACCTCGACCTCCGGAACGTTTACGGCGCGAGTCTCTGGAGAATCGGCCGCCAGTTCTACTCACTGTCCCCCCAGGGCCCCTACGGCGTGGGCCTGCTCTACGACCCGGCCAGCAGCAGCGCGGGCGGCGCGGCTGTCGTCGGAGCGCCAGCGGGCTTTTCCACCCTGCCTCTCGGGACGACGACCACCGGGACCTCGGACGGTATCCTGTCCAGGTGGGTGCTCGGACCGCTGAACGTTGACCTGGCGCTCTTCCGCGACAACTGCACCCTCGTCACCCCCGTCCCCCCCGCCGTCCCTTACTGCACCATTCCCGTCGGCGCCGGCACGGGCGCATCCCAGACAATCCGCGACAACCGGATGGTGCGCGTGACCTCCAGTGCAATCCTGCCTGGCTGGACGCTTGGCGGGAGCTACTTCCAGGAGTGGGTGCTTCCGTCTGCGCCGACCAATGTCGGCGGCGGATCGGGTTGGAGCTTTGACGCTGCCGGCACCCTGGTTCCAGGCATCAGGATGTACTTCGACTACGCCTCGTGGACGACCAACGCCTTGGTGGCCTCTCCGACCACAAAGGCCTGGCGCGTAGGCGGTAACCTCGACCTGGCCCGGCTGATCGGGTTCTCCACCTGGAGGCCCACCCTGGACCTCGAGTACCACGACTACGGCCCGCTGGACGGCGCCTGCACCGCGGTCGGTGCTGCCCCGTTTGCGGCGTGCTGGCCGATCAACACCTACGCGACGACCATCACCGGCCAGGCCTATGCCTTCAACATGAAGGGCTACCTGGCACGGCTGAACCTGACCTTCTCTCCGGCCTGGTCCGGCAGCATCCTGTACGAGGCCGGCACCAACTACTGGCCGACTGTCGACAACGCCTACAGCGAGTGGTGGTTCCGCCTGGCGCACACGCTGGCGCCGCGCACAACCATCTCGTTCAACTACTACCTGGGGAAGGGGCCGAACTACGCGCTCGGCTACGCCCAGGCCGAGTACATGAAGTTCTACCGCGCAGAGCTGACCTACTCCTGGTAA
- a CDS encoding pre-16S rRNA-processing nuclease YqgF, which translates to MSRPGSKVILAVDPGRARCGVAVCEPGKVHARAVVSREALPALVRDWQSRYGVTEVVVGNRTASATVIALLADAGVAPVSVVEEAGTTLRARSRYFDEHPPRGWRRLVPRTLQTPPEPYDDYAAVLLAEAVLEGRR; encoded by the coding sequence GTGAGCAGGCCCGGCAGCAAGGTAATCCTGGCGGTTGACCCGGGCCGCGCCAGGTGCGGCGTGGCAGTCTGCGAGCCCGGGAAGGTCCACGCGAGGGCGGTGGTCTCGCGCGAGGCGCTGCCCGCGCTGGTGCGGGACTGGCAGTCGCGGTACGGGGTGACCGAGGTGGTCGTCGGCAACCGCACCGCCTCGGCAACGGTGATCGCGCTGCTTGCTGACGCGGGCGTGGCCCCGGTGTCGGTTGTCGAGGAGGCGGGCACCACGCTGCGGGCCCGGTCGCGCTACTTCGATGAACACCCCCCCCGCGGGTGGCGACGGCTGGTGCCGCGCACTCTCCAGACGCCGCCTGAGCCCTACGACGATTACGCGGCGGTGCTGCTGGCCGAGGCGGTTCTGGAGGGACGCCGGTGA
- a CDS encoding TonB family protein, translating into MKRPPAAIALIALALLAAVAGAVLLGGRGGTADVAPAARPGGSVPDATASAIPAPSAAQESGLPEEEAVVAPRPQEERPAATQSPPRRAAAKGRPRAPQAQTPQAQTLQAAAPAAGSGGPSTAAAPQPGPGAGAHGADAAAPLPAAAPAPLPAHPPAPSPLPPPPVTAAPIVTPPVPVALHPPRHPDAWRVIVEPPGLAAEARPEQASARVRLRLLVREDGAVGRVEVAVSSGRPELDAAAAAAAYLWQFLPARRDGAPIASVVLIWVAFVSAP; encoded by the coding sequence ATGAAACGGCCGCCTGCCGCAATCGCATTGATCGCGCTGGCCCTCCTGGCCGCGGTCGCCGGCGCGGTGTTGTTGGGCGGCAGGGGAGGCACCGCCGATGTGGCGCCGGCTGCGCGGCCGGGCGGATCGGTGCCCGATGCCACGGCCTCTGCCATACCTGCGCCATCGGCGGCGCAGGAGTCGGGCCTGCCAGAGGAGGAGGCCGTGGTGGCGCCGAGGCCACAAGAGGAGAGGCCGGCGGCAACACAATCCCCGCCGCGCCGCGCTGCCGCGAAAGGAAGGCCCCGGGCTCCACAGGCCCAGACACCACAGGCCCAGACACTGCAGGCGGCTGCACCTGCCGCGGGAAGCGGCGGACCCTCGACCGCCGCAGCGCCCCAGCCCGGCCCAGGAGCCGGGGCGCATGGTGCCGACGCCGCAGCGCCGCTGCCTGCCGCCGCTCCTGCCCCCCTGCCGGCGCATCCACCGGCACCGTCTCCACTGCCACCGCCGCCGGTCACCGCTGCCCCGATCGTCACGCCCCCGGTGCCCGTTGCCCTGCATCCGCCGCGCCATCCCGATGCCTGGCGGGTTATCGTGGAACCCCCCGGCCTTGCCGCCGAGGCGCGGCCGGAACAGGCCTCAGCGCGGGTGCGGCTGCGGCTCCTGGTGCGCGAGGACGGCGCGGTGGGCCGTGTCGAGGTCGCGGTGAGCTCGGGCAGGCCCGAACTGGACGCGGCCGCCGCGGCTGCTGCCTATCTCTGGCAGTTCCTGCCGGCGCGCCGGGACGGCGCGCCCATTGCGAGCGTCGTGCTGATCTGGGTTGCGTTCGTGAGCGCGCCGTGA
- a CDS encoding TonB-dependent receptor, whose product MFVRVLLSALLCAALTLGPSGPLFSQEPPPEFELPDVISPARRPQPASASPASVSVITAAELRRLGVRTAGEAIAFLPEVASRAYGGAGGLITPSIRGSSAEQVLVLLDGVPLNGVFAGTVDLSTIPIDDIERIEVLRGPFSAIYGSGAMGGVISIVTRRRAPDAATVGGGSFGLLSLGIAGGGAARLTLRYDAATGERPNSDLRSGYFSLRLGDASPGRRWDLSLIGSTGSRGSPGSTFWPSPLARQEDSRLAAALTVEQERGTTTDRLRLTVHRENLAFRDPSWWTDDSHTGTAWAAEWQRTARISASRVVALGADAQLQHLRSTSVGERSATVGALYVQDDRVLGPRLLLSAGLRADLHSVYGAQINPRVGLVYFLRPDLRLRLAAGRTFRGPTMADLYYPFDGFAVGNPALRPEHAWSVDAGLEASLGPRATARATVFWSDVRDLILWVPDAFFVFSPQNVGRASLRGASVEFEGAINPIWHLRASSTWLAATDTATGLDLPNRARHSAALALSAALPRGASATASAVLVGARFADSANTVTLPAYVSVGLAAQVPLNAGSALRLSVQNLLDARYEPVQGYPAPGRTLMVEYVLRR is encoded by the coding sequence TTGTTCGTTCGTGTTCTGCTGTCCGCACTGCTCTGTGCTGCGCTGACCCTGGGCCCTTCTGGCCCGTTGTTCTCTCAGGAACCCCCACCCGAGTTCGAACTGCCCGACGTCATCTCGCCGGCCAGGAGGCCGCAGCCGGCGTCGGCCTCGCCGGCCAGCGTGTCGGTGATCACGGCCGCGGAACTGCGGCGGCTGGGCGTGCGCACCGCCGGCGAGGCGATCGCGTTCCTGCCCGAGGTGGCCTCACGCGCGTACGGTGGAGCCGGAGGCCTGATCACCCCGAGCATCCGGGGGAGCAGCGCCGAGCAGGTACTGGTGCTGCTGGACGGCGTTCCACTCAACGGCGTCTTCGCAGGGACCGTGGACCTCAGCACCATCCCGATTGACGACATCGAACGCATCGAGGTGCTGCGCGGGCCGTTCTCGGCCATCTACGGCAGCGGCGCGATGGGCGGCGTGATCTCCATCGTCACGCGCCGCCGGGCGCCGGATGCGGCCACGGTGGGCGGCGGCTCCTTCGGCCTGTTGAGTTTGGGAATCGCCGGCGGAGGAGCGGCCCGCCTGACGCTGCGGTACGACGCCGCTACGGGCGAACGGCCCAACAGCGATCTGCGCAGCGGCTACTTCTCGCTGCGCCTGGGCGACGCCTCACCCGGTCGCCGGTGGGACCTAAGTCTGATCGGTTCGACCGGATCCCGCGGCTCTCCGGGCTCCACCTTCTGGCCCTCGCCGCTGGCGCGGCAGGAGGACAGCCGCCTGGCCGCGGCACTGACGGTGGAGCAGGAGCGCGGCACCACCACCGACCGCCTACGGCTGACGGTGCACCGGGAGAACCTGGCCTTCCGCGATCCCAGTTGGTGGACTGACGACAGCCACACCGGCACGGCTTGGGCCGCGGAGTGGCAGCGCACAGCGCGGATTTCCGCCTCTCGGGTCGTGGCGCTGGGCGCCGACGCGCAACTTCAACACCTGCGCAGCACCAGCGTGGGAGAGCGGTCCGCAACAGTAGGCGCGCTCTACGTGCAGGACGACCGCGTGCTCGGACCGCGCCTGCTGCTCTCTGCCGGGCTGCGCGCTGACCTGCACTCGGTCTACGGCGCGCAGATCAACCCGCGGGTAGGACTGGTCTACTTCCTCCGGCCCGACCTGCGCCTGCGGCTGGCGGCGGGCCGCACATTCCGCGGGCCGACGATGGCCGATCTCTATTATCCCTTTGACGGCTTCGCCGTCGGCAATCCAGCGCTGCGGCCCGAGCACGCCTGGTCGGTGGACGCCGGGCTGGAGGCCTCGCTGGGGCCCCGCGCCACGGCGCGCGCAACGGTATTTTGGAGCGACGTGCGCGATCTCATACTCTGGGTCCCTGACGCGTTCTTCGTCTTCTCGCCGCAGAACGTGGGCAGGGCGTCGCTGCGCGGCGCGTCGGTGGAGTTCGAGGGCGCGATCAACCCCATCTGGCACCTGCGCGCATCCTCCACTTGGCTGGCGGCCACCGATACGGCCACCGGGCTGGATCTCCCCAACCGGGCGCGCCACAGCGCGGCGCTGGCGTTGAGCGCGGCGCTGCCGCGCGGCGCCTCTGCGACCGCCTCAGCGGTCCTGGTAGGCGCGCGGTTTGCCGATTCCGCCAACACGGTGACGCTGCCGGCGTACGTGAGCGTCGGTCTGGCGGCGCAGGTGCCGCTGAATGCGGGATCCGCGCTGCGCCTCTCCGTCCAGAACCTGCTGGATGCCCGCTACGAACCGGTGCAGGGCTATCCTGCTCCCGGTCGAACGCTCATGGTGGAGTACGTGCTTCGGAGATGA